Proteins from a genomic interval of Papaver somniferum cultivar HN1 chromosome 4, ASM357369v1, whole genome shotgun sequence:
- the LOC113273698 gene encoding 60S ribosomal protein L10-like, producing the protein MRGAFGKPLGTCARVRIGQVLISVRCKDTNGNNAQEALCRANFKFPGRQTIIVSRKWGFTKFSQNDYSNGSHRKESLQTVSVLRMMQWQ; encoded by the exons ATGAGAGGAGCATTTGGTAAACCCCTAGGTACTTGTGCCAGAGTTAGAATCGGTCAGGTCCTCATATCAGTTCGCTGTAAGGATACCAATGGCAACAATGCCCAGGAAGCCCTTTGTCGTGCCAACTTCAAGTTCCCTGGACGTCAAACGATCATTGTCAGCAGGAAGTG GGGATTCACAAAGTTCAGCCAAAATGACTACTCAAATGGAAGTCATAGAAAAGAATCGTTGCAGACGGTGTCAGTGCTAAG AATGATGCAGTGGCAGTAG